The genomic window gtacacagcagAGATTATGTTTGAGTCCTTCAACGTTCCAGGTCTTTACATCGCTGTACAGGTAAATCCTCTCTACGTTCTATGTTGGTTCTATATAATCTCTTCCCTGCACCTCTTCATGTTCAAGGGTCAAGTCAAACTTGATTTCGAATGCATTATCACAACTCTCAATACACTTCACAGAGGAAATTAGGGTGTCCATGAGGTGTCCGCGAAACCTCGGGGTGGATCTCAGTTCTGGGACCCTTTTCAAAAcaggagtaggagtgctgatctaggatcagatctcCCCACTGACTATATGTAATCTTATtgattgtgatctaaaaggctaaactgatcctagattaaCACTCCTGATCTGAGACTCTTTGAATACATGTTGTAATCATTAGTGGAAAGTGACAGGGTCTGTGTTTCCCTTCTCAGGCGGTCCTGGCGCTGGCAGCCTCATGGACCTCCAGACAAGTGGGCGAGAGGACACTGACGGGGACGGTGATTGATAGCGGTGATGGGGTCACCCACGTCATCCCAGTGGTGGGTACATGCCTTCAATCATCATTCCATGTAGTCTTTACTAGAACTGGGTCATGTTTAGTAGGTAGCAAATGTTTTGAAGCAAAATGAAATGGGGAGGAACTTCCTGAACTTGTCCAACAAGAACACATTTTCTTAATCTGTTGCAAAAGTTTGGAacggtgtgccctactgaacactaCTCGGATGTATtcgacctacagttgaagtcggaagtttacatacaccttagccaaatacatttaaactcagtttttcacaattcctgacatttaatcctcttaaaaattccctgttttaggtcagtgaTTTACactttttaaaatctttatttaactaggcaagtcagttaagaataaattcttattttcaatgacgccccaggaacagtgggttaactgccttgttcaggggcagaatgacagattttttacctagtcagctcggggattcgatcttgcaacctttcggttactagtccaacgctctaaccactaggctaccctgccgccccatttgaggatcaccactttattttaagaatgtgaaatgtcagaataatagtagagagaatgatttatttcagcttttatttcttttatcacattctcagtgggtcagaagtttacatactctcaattagtatttggtagcattgcctttaaattgtttaacttgggtcaaatgtttcgggtagccttccacaagcttcccacaataagttgggtgaattttggcccattcctcctgacagagctggtgtaactgagtcgggtgtgtaggcctccttgctcgtctacgctttttcagttctgctcacaaattttctccaataccttgactttgttgtcattaagccattttgccacaactttggaagtatgcttggggtcattgtccatttggaagacccatttgcgaccaagctttaacttccagactgatgtcttgagatgttgcgtcaatatatacacatcattttcctgctTCATGATGCCTTCTATTTTGTGAGAAGTGCACccttccctcctgcagcaaagcaccctcacaacatgatgctgtcacccccgtgcttcacggttgggatggtgttcttcaggcatgcaagcctccccctttttcctccaaacataacgatggtcattatggccaaacagttctatttttgtttcatcagaccagaggacatttctccaaaaagtacgatctttgtccccatgtgcagttgcaaaccgtagtctggctttttttatggcggttttggagcagtggcttcttccttgctgagtggcctttcaggttatgttgatataggactcgttttaccttggatatagatacttttgtacctgtttcctccagcatcttcacaaggtcctttgctgttgttctgagattgatttgcacttttcgccccaaagtacgttcatctctaggagacagaacgcgtctccttcctgagcggtattacggctgcgtggtcccatggtgtttatacttgcgtactattgtttgtacagatgaacgtggtaccttcaggcgtttggaaattgctcccaaggacgaaccagaaTTTTCTTtcttgaggtcttggctgatttcttttgattttcccatgatgtcaagctaagaggcactgagtttgaaggtaggccttgaaatacatccacaggtacacctccaattgactcaaatgatgtcaattagcctatcagaagcttccaaagccatgacataattttctgtaattttccaagctttataaagacacagtcaacatagtgtatgtaaacttctgacccaatggaattgtgatacagttaaataatctgtctaaacaattgttggaaaaattacttgtgtcatgcacaaagtaaatgtcctaaccgacttgttcaaaactatagtttgttaacaagaaatgtgtgtagtggttgaaaaactagttttaatgattccaacataagtgtatgtaaacctccgacttcaactgtatatactattACTAACACATACATGGTAACATATTACATTCCTGTATGAGCGATAATGGATTGTGTGGTCGATTGGTGTTGTGTTTTCTACCAGGCGGAAGGCTATGTAATCGGTAGCTGTATAAAGCACATCCCCATCGCTGGTCGAGACATCACCTACTTCACCCAGCAGCTGCTGAGAGAGCGGGAGGTGGGCATCCCACCAGAGCAGTCATTGGAAACAGCCAAAGCCGTCAAGGTACCTAGACATTTCTAACTTTTTGTTCCCTACAGAAAGCGAAGGAATTAATACATGTATTATTTGTGAGCATTTTTCAGGTTCAACAGCAGAGGTCAGTATTGCTGCACCATTGACTAGAGATGTACAGTCACAGATCATGACTCCTTCTTGTTAACTCTTTGGCTTCTACCCAGTGTCTTATGTACACTTGGTTATGACTTACAATTGATAATGATTCCATATTGTGTTCCAGGAAAGGTTCAGTTATGTCTGCCCTGACCTGGTGAAAGAGTTCAACAAGTACGATACGGACGGCTCCAAGTGGATCAAGCAGTACACGGGCATCAACTCCATCAGCAAGAAGGAGTTCACCATCGACGTGGGCTATGAGCGCTTCCTCGGCCCCGAGATCTTCTTCCACCCAGAGGTATGATCCCATTGATTTTCAATATATATTGTTGTGCTTATATTATGTAATTATCTAGTGCTGAGTGCTTTTTGGTTTGATTATTAAAACATAATTACGGATTTCGGTTTCGAAAATCATTTTTAAACATTAAATGCATTGTGCAGTATGTGGGTTGAatactgtaacaacacagaataaaacaattaataaaagtctCATGATGGTAGTgaccattactgcttatcacctataaccatcatttattcacattactttactttaataaaatatttcagttgttgtgtatattacatttgttttatttgatgattttattatttcattccaagtcatcatctctttagagctgctgcctatgctgtctaacaaaatcactattttgtagttcttcaaagtaaataaggcatattttaatgactgctgaataccaactatcaatcacttagatcatgtacggtcccgtgtagctcagttggtagagcatggcgcttgcaacgccagggttgtgggttcgtttcccacggggggccagtacaaaaaaaagtatgaatgtatgtacttgtaagtcgctctggataagagcgtctgctaaatgacttaaatatgTATATTCAGGTAgagatatactatatatacaaaagtatgtggacaccccttcaaatgagtggattcggctatttcagccacacccgttgctgacaggtgtataaaattgagcacaccgccatgcaatctccatagacaaacattggcagtagaatggccttactgcagagctcagagactttcaacatggcaccgtcataggatgccactttcccaacaagtcagttcgtcaaatgtctgccctgctagagctgccccggtcaactgtaagtgctgttattgagaagtggaaacatctaagagcaacaacggctcagccgcgaagtggtaggccacacaagctcacagaacgggaccgccaagtgctgaagcgtgtaaaaatcgtctgtccttggttgcaacacccactaccgagttccaaattgcctctggaagcaatgtcagcacaataactgttttgtcgggagcatcatgaaatgggttttgatggccgagcagccgcacacaagcctaagatcaccatgtgcaatgccaagcgtcggctggagtagtgtatagctcgccaccattggactctggagcagggaAAAttagttctctggagtgatgaagcacacttcaccatctggcagtccgacaaactaatctgggtttggcggatgccaggagaacgtggcaacagtttggggaaggcccgtacctgttttcagcatgacaatagcCCCGTGCACAAAGGAAGGtgcatacagaaatgttttttcgagatcggtgtggaagaacttgactggcctgcacagagccttgatgtcaaccccatcgaacactattgggatgaattggaacgccgactgcatgccaggcccaacatcagtgcccgacctcactaacgctcttgtggctaaatggaagcaagaccatgcagcaatgttccaacatctagtggaaagccttcccagaagagtggaggctgttatagcagcaaagggtggaccaactccatattaatccctatgattttggaatgagatgttcgacgagcaggtgtcatATAGTGTACCTCGCCAAGtaacagctgctctctatatcacCTCACGACCATGCATTCTTCTCAGTTTATTTTATGCCTGCTACTGAACAGACTGGACAAGTAGATgcacaatggattatggtcattgtagttaattaccatgttttTATGCGCTAACCTATgtggaatattggcctgttggaaactacaactccctactacattgcaCAGTTCAGGCTAGATCTgctttatctctagagaaactgtgcgATGTGCAGCATTGAGCTCCCAGGAGAAAACTGAACTGACAtaggtcaattagttgtttaaaaaaaaaataataataactgacATTTCTgttaacacatacagtacaaccaatgttattttctcctcccccAGTTTGCCAACCCTGACTTCACCCAGCCCATCTCCGAGGTTGTTGATGAGGTCATTCAGAACTGTCCTATTGATGTCAGACGTCCCCTCTATAAGGTACGTCTGGGGAGTTCAAGTTCGTTTCATTTCATTCACATGACAGGCGACAAGAACGTTGTGTTTGACAATATAAAAGCAGCCCTTATGATTTATTGAAACGATAAACTTATGCCAGATACTGAGACTTGTCTCCATCCAGAAGTTATGAGGATGAAATGGGTTTTACTTTCTAAATGATCTATTCAGGAGTATGTCAAGGTTCCACGTGTATATTTACCTTGTCTGTCGCTATGCAGAACATTGTGCTCTCTGGAGGCTCCACTATGTTCAGAGATTTTGGCCGTCGTCTGCAGAGGGACCTGAAAAGGACAGTGGACGGCAGACTGAAACTCAGTGAGGAACTGAGCGGTGGCAAGTTGAAGGTGAGAACCGATTTACATTTGACCTAGTCAGCTGAAGTACTCTTATAGGGATGCTATAGCTTTATGGCTCCTAAAATGTTCAAAATGATGTCATATTTTGCATTTCCAGCATAGTCATCGGTGTTATTGGCTCAATAATGACCTATGTTTCATGTTCTTTTGCCAGCCCAAACCCATCGACGTGCAAGTCATCACTCACCACATGCAGAGATACGCTGTTTGGTTTGGCGGGTCCATGTTGGCATCAACTGTGAGTTCTAAAACTTAGAGGGGTCTTTGTCTGTTAACTCATGTTACTATCAGAAATATATATTCTACTGATGTAAAAGCTCAAGACAGACACTTGGAGGTTTTGTTAGCCTTGGTTAGAATATACAATTGGAAACTTGAAGGGAAAAGTGTACACCAACAAATAATAACGGTCATGTCTACTCTTTCCTCAGCCGGAATTTTACCAAGTGTGCCACACCAAAAAAGACTATGAGGAGATCGGACCGAGCATCTGTCGCCATAATCCTGTCTTCGGGGTCATGTCTTAAAAAGGACTTCCCTCAGTTATCACTGGAGCTTGCAGTTGGAGCAGAATGGAGTGAACGGACAGAAGCAGAGTGGCATTACTGCACTACGGTCGCTGCTTAATCTAGCCTATTTCCAGGGCTGCGGTTACAGACAAAAtacatgaagagaatgacatagaaatagaatgactagattCTATTCCTATGGAGAATGACTCATTTATCAACTGCAGACCAAACTATCAGGCTGACAAACGGGGGTGAATATCTATGTAAAAGAGAAGGAAATGGTGTCTTAAAGGCAAAAGCATTTTCAGAGCAATTGTGTGGACACAAAATAATGTGCAAGAACATAATAAAGTCAATTCATGTATGATTAAGTATGTGCCCTGATGTATGTTATTATTATGGTATCCACACATACAGCAATTAAGTACAGTTGGATTATATTTAGTCAATAGCTCTTTTTTTTCAGATGCACTTCTCTGTGTGTTCAAGGGTATAGCTTGTTTATATTTCGTATTattgagtttatatatatatatataaagaataATTTTGGGGGGGACAAGAACCCATAACAACCCATGTAATATTGACAGTGGTTGTATTCTCTCAAACTATAACGTAGTCTTACCATCCccagtttttttgttttgtgtggTCGCTTCGTGGATTGGTTTGGAATAATCCATGAATCCCTGAATCATACAGTATCTTCACCAAAAAAGTTACATTTATTATCCGTTAAATTGAAATGACTGTTAGACCATCATTGCTGTCGAGGATCTCGTGTATTTCACCATGTACCAAATCTGTGGATTTCAACGCCTACCCACATTCCAATAAAGGTAGACAGATATTTCTATAAATGTGTCTCGATGGTTATGGCCTGAAAGGACTATTTTAATGTTACAGTAAGTGTCTTAAATCTAGAAAGTGCTTTCGCTATGTTACTTTCAAAACAAGGTGAATGAACAAAGCAGTAAACTGAAGATGAAATGATATTCAGcaatggaccccccccccccccaaacacattTCAGGGAGTGACTACATCAGGAATTAACATAAATTGGACAAATGAGTTGTATATAACAAAGATGGTGGATTAAAAAATATGTTTAATATCGCTGTTTACCATTTAAAATCAAGGTTCCTGTCTGTAAGTGGGTGTTCCCTCTCGCGCGAGCATGCTTTCCTGCATGAGCTCAGGGTTCCTCCATTTGGTcgtgttcccctgctcagacgttgcatgcatcaaccaatggttgcgtgcgaCGTCATAGACTGTGTCATCGACtaacagattgctataacatatgtgGTTAGCTCTTAGCTGATAGTTAACTATCCAGGTGTTTTAAGATCTGGTATTCGTCAGCAACGCCTGGACAGAGAAACGCCCAATCTCTGGCATGCTCATACAAAAGAGGGAACGCCCACTTACACAGGTAGGAATTTCTTCAATGGAAAACTGCCCAATAACAGTCAAATCACTTCAATATTACTGTCTGATCACCGCATTTCAAAAAGAGGGCTCACGATTTTAACCAATCGCTGCACATCGCTGCACAAAAGCCATACTTTTCCCTCACCAGTGCATTTTTGTGACACATTGGACAGAAATCACTGCAAAATGTCACAATTGCCAGAGTAACTAATGTCAAAATGACAGAGCAAAAAAGCGCCAGTAATGTTGCATTCATAACCAACTGGAGATGGTAATTATTCGTAAAACCAGTTGGATGTATTCACGTGCTTGAACTAGTTGAGAAACGttgattggctaatggccaaccAGCTGCATCAAcaataaactaaaagtacagctacAGTATCATGCTTGTAAAGAAATTATAGTGTTCAAAAACCATATtaatagatttaaaaaatatatatatatgttttgctGGTACATTTAACTGCCTAAAATGCTGTTATTGAGGTCATTTTCTTAGTATTTGACTtcagaggtcagcatgtgggagaagtcTGTGCTCAGGAATGATGGTggtttcaagacaactgggaactccaaAAAATATATCAGTGATCTTCCGGTTGTAAAGTCGGAGCTCTAGCAAGATGCCCAAGTTTCCGACTTAGAATTCCGAGTTGACTGGTCAATATTAAGGAACTGGAATTCCGTTGATGACAACTCAAAACAAATGTTCCCAGTCAGAGCTAGTTTTTTCcctagttcccagttgtcttgaatgcactgaagtaggaagtcagagatttccgagttccaaGATCCAAGTAGCCAGTTTTTTTGAACACGGCATCATAGACGTGTTTCCCACTTGTAATTACGAATTGGAGGGGCGTTCAAGTGGATTTTTACCAGTCGTATGTGGTAATACCACCTTCCCAGTTGGTTGAGACCGCCCGCAGCATAAGTAAAAAAAACTTGACCAATAGAGTAAATTTTAAACTTGTCTAATAAAGACGGTTGATTAGCCTAGGTGGGAGTCATGGGTAACTTCAATTCAACATGGCTCCCGGAACATGAATATGTCAACATAAATGGACGGACGGACGGGACTCTAAAAACTGCAATATTCTTTGCTTTTCTGAAACATGGCTCTCGGACAAGATACCCCCCATGGCTATCCAACTCgatggattctccattcaccAGGCGGACAAGACAGTGGAGTCGGGGACATCTAAGGGGGAGGGGTTTTCCTCTACATCAACACCAACTGGTGTGCTAACTCCAGTGCAGTGGAAATGCCGACCCACTGTTCACCTgtcttggaatacctgatggtcaaatgccgACCCTTTTACCTCCCGAGAGAGATTTCAGCTGTTATCGTGACTGTTCTATACATTCCACCTCAGTACAAGAAAAATAACAAGCTGGCACTTAACGAACTGTACAAGGCTATAAACAAGCAAGAAACTCCACATCCAGATGCTGCTTTTCTGGTTGTCGGGGATTTTAATTCCACGTCACTAATACACGGGATGCCCAACTTCCATCAACATGTCTCCAATGCCACTAGGGACGATAAAGTCCTACCACTGTTATTCTACCCACAGACCAGCATACAAGGCCTTCCCACGTCCGccattcggcaaatcagatcatgactccgtactcctgcttcctgttaacaagcagaaactcaaacaggaagtaaccCGTGACTCGCTCGGTTGAAAATGGTCACCAGAATCAGAGATTATGCTACAGCTTTGCTAGCGCTGATTTGAATATGTTTTGAGACTCCACTTGAGACCGTCACTGGCTTCATTAGAAAATGTATCGGCGATGTTGTCCCCACGGTGAGGGttcgctgcttccccaatcaaaagcccttGATTAACACAGAGGTTGACGGTAAACTAAAGGACAGTGCTACCGCACACAGAACTATCGTAGACAACTCTGAGGCTATGGCAGAGGACAGGAATAAGTACAAGAAGTCCCGCTATGACCTCCGCAGAGTCATCAAatgagcaaaaggacaatatagtgtcatgacgttggcctgggggtaggtttatgacagtcataaatacctctttccccctttttccctctccctactataactgatgtgacgtGTGTAAGAAAACccattggttaacatagagattctgagaacatcagaagttggggggaaatgaactatattctggtaatccgaccaactgaacatatgcggtggtacttaaggtatattatgtcagttcggttgccctctgacacattctcatcaatgatagaatgacataaactctactgtggaaagtctaaacgtcagaggtatcggattcacatggaattgttgtttaattcaaatgtttgaatatgaaattatttgtgaagagattaaatgtaattttagcttccaaatgagagatttggattttcataagtttggcttctgctcaaccaggggcccgcccctgtgaagagacatgggttataaacttttcagacacacccctctccctccactataaaagccattgacaaaaatataact from Salvelinus namaycush isolate Seneca chromosome 40, SaNama_1.0, whole genome shotgun sequence includes these protein-coding regions:
- the LOC120033342 gene encoding actin-related protein 3, whose translation is MAGHLPACVVDCGTGYTKIGYAGNTEPQFIVPSCIAIKESAKVGDQAQRRMTKGVDDLDFYIGDEAIDKPNYATKWPIRHGIVEDWDLMERFMEQVIFKYLRAEPEDHYFLLTEPPLNTPENREYTAEIMFESFNVPGLYIAVQAVLALAASWTSRQVGERTLTGTVIDSGDGVTHVIPVAEGYVIGSCIKHIPIAGRDITYFTQQLLREREVGIPPEQSLETAKAVKERFSYVCPDLVKEFNKYDTDGSKWIKQYTGINSISKKEFTIDVGYERFLGPEIFFHPEFANPDFTQPISEVVDEVIQNCPIDVRRPLYKNIVLSGGSTMFRDFGRRLQRDLKRTVDGRLKLSEELSGGKLKPKPIDVQVITHHMQRYAVWFGGSMLASTPEFYQVCHTKKDYEEIGPSICRHNPVFGVMS